In Cupriavidus basilensis, the following proteins share a genomic window:
- a CDS encoding efflux RND transporter permease subunit has translation MVFSPIKSILKRRLVIVFLAVGLLAAGVLSFLQLPLQAYPGVAPVTVQAITQWPGRSTVEVEQQITIPVENALASVPDVQSFRSVSLFGLSVVTVKFKEGVDNFKARQNFVTYLSQANLPPGVQPNLSPDGDATGEILRYRIEADGIDVTTLKTYQDYNVYKEIKHVPGVADITAFGGKVKQYQIVPTPEKLQAYGLSLKQVVDAVSNANANTGGGLMKAGEQQFVVRGVGLLQTLDDIRNVTVSVSNGVPVRVRDIAEVRVGNTPRLGMVQFDQHDDIVEGIVLMKRDENATEVLARVRDKIADINQNVLPKGIEVKTFYDRQNLLDITMGTVEHALFVGISLVLIVLFIFLGSFRAAAVVAAVIPLALCVSFINMAHFKVPANLISLGAIDFGLIVDAAVIVMENIMRHLEEGETNVEDGIVRATSEVQRAMIFSTGIIIVAYSPLFFMGGVEGIIFKPMAFTMGFALLASIVLALTFVPAVTSFVFRGSLRPHSPKFIAIILSAYKPLLRKLLKKPGLVFLAAFIGLAGTLYSSRYLGTEFLPTLEENNLWLRITLPNTVDLDYSASVARDLRGFFRQQPEVKTVSVQIGRPDDGTDSTGVFNQEYALYFKPPADWPKGATKQQVVERLSRHLDRIPGIEYNFSQYIQDNVNEALSGVKGENSVKIYGSDLVTLQDKAKEVESILKKVPGLADVGIFKELGQPTLNITVDREKSARFGMNVSDIQSAVQFAIGGDAVTNILEGEKTFGLSVRLNDQARNNPDVINRLLVDTPDGQRIPLSMVAKVEATDGPFFVYRETGKRYIAIKFGVRGRDLGSAVAEAQDKVGKAVTLPAGYSIFWDGQFNQMKIAQKKLAVIVPLTILVIFLLLYSTFGNFKDALMVVLNVPFAAIGGLLALHIAGETLSISAGIGFLSLFGIAIQDGVILISYVNRLAQSDDLHAAVVEGAALRLRPVVMTAMLAGLGLLPAALSHGIGSEAQRPLALVIVGGMVTTTLLTLLVLPVVFSWVNRHRGRKGGPDAASLTPPEGI, from the coding sequence ATGGTCTTCTCGCCAATCAAGAGCATCCTCAAGCGGCGCCTGGTGATCGTCTTCCTGGCCGTTGGCCTGCTGGCGGCCGGCGTGCTGAGCTTCCTGCAGCTGCCGCTGCAGGCGTACCCGGGCGTGGCGCCGGTCACGGTGCAGGCCATTACGCAGTGGCCTGGCCGCAGCACGGTGGAGGTCGAGCAGCAGATCACGATTCCGGTGGAGAACGCGCTGGCCAGCGTGCCCGACGTGCAGTCCTTCCGCTCGGTCTCGCTGTTCGGGCTGTCTGTTGTGACCGTCAAGTTCAAGGAGGGCGTGGATAACTTCAAGGCCCGCCAGAACTTCGTCACCTACCTGTCACAAGCCAACCTGCCGCCGGGCGTGCAGCCCAACCTGTCGCCGGACGGCGACGCCACCGGCGAAATCCTGCGCTACCGGATCGAGGCCGACGGCATCGACGTGACCACGCTGAAGACCTACCAGGACTACAACGTCTACAAGGAGATCAAGCACGTCCCGGGCGTGGCCGACATCACCGCCTTTGGCGGCAAGGTCAAGCAATACCAGATCGTACCGACGCCGGAGAAGCTGCAGGCCTATGGGCTCTCGCTCAAGCAGGTGGTGGATGCGGTGTCGAATGCCAACGCCAACACTGGCGGCGGCCTGATGAAGGCCGGCGAGCAGCAGTTCGTGGTGCGCGGCGTGGGCCTGCTGCAAACGCTCGACGACATCCGCAACGTCACCGTGTCGGTGTCCAACGGCGTGCCGGTGCGGGTGCGCGATATCGCCGAGGTGCGGGTGGGCAACACGCCGCGCCTGGGCATGGTGCAGTTCGACCAGCACGACGATATCGTCGAAGGCATCGTGCTGATGAAGCGCGACGAGAACGCCACCGAGGTCCTGGCGCGGGTGCGCGACAAGATCGCCGACATCAACCAGAACGTGCTGCCGAAAGGCATCGAGGTCAAGACCTTCTATGACCGGCAGAACCTGCTCGACATCACCATGGGTACCGTCGAGCATGCGCTGTTCGTCGGCATCTCGCTGGTGCTGATCGTGCTGTTCATCTTCCTCGGCAGCTTCCGCGCCGCGGCGGTGGTGGCGGCGGTGATCCCGCTGGCGCTGTGCGTGTCGTTCATCAACATGGCCCACTTCAAGGTGCCGGCCAACCTGATCTCGCTAGGGGCGATCGACTTCGGGCTGATCGTGGATGCGGCGGTGATCGTGATGGAGAACATCATGCGCCACCTGGAGGAGGGCGAGACCAACGTGGAGGATGGCATCGTCAGGGCCACCAGCGAGGTCCAGCGCGCCATGATCTTCTCCACCGGCATCATCATCGTGGCCTACTCGCCGCTGTTCTTCATGGGCGGGGTGGAAGGCATCATCTTCAAGCCGATGGCCTTCACCATGGGCTTCGCGCTGCTGGCCTCGATCGTGCTGGCGCTGACCTTCGTGCCGGCGGTGACATCCTTTGTGTTCCGCGGCTCGCTGCGGCCGCACTCGCCGAAATTCATTGCCATCATCCTGAGCGCCTACAAGCCGCTGCTGCGCAAGCTGCTGAAAAAGCCCGGCCTGGTGTTCCTGGCCGCATTCATCGGCCTGGCCGGCACGCTGTACAGCTCGCGCTACCTCGGCACCGAGTTCCTGCCCACGCTGGAAGAGAACAACCTGTGGCTGCGCATCACGCTGCCCAACACCGTGGATCTCGACTACTCGGCCTCCGTCGCACGCGACCTGCGCGGCTTCTTCCGCCAGCAGCCCGAGGTGAAAACCGTGTCGGTGCAGATTGGCCGACCGGACGACGGCACCGACTCCACCGGCGTGTTCAACCAGGAATACGCGCTGTACTTCAAGCCCCCGGCCGACTGGCCCAAAGGCGCGACCAAGCAGCAGGTGGTGGAACGCCTGTCCAGGCACCTGGATCGTATCCCGGGCATCGAGTACAACTTCTCGCAGTACATCCAGGACAACGTGAACGAGGCGCTGTCCGGGGTCAAGGGCGAGAACTCGGTGAAGATCTACGGCTCCGACCTGGTGACGCTGCAGGACAAGGCCAAGGAGGTCGAGTCCATCCTGAAGAAGGTGCCGGGCCTGGCTGACGTCGGCATCTTCAAGGAACTCGGCCAGCCCACGCTGAACATCACGGTGGACCGCGAGAAGAGCGCGCGCTTCGGCATGAATGTGAGCGACATCCAGTCCGCCGTGCAGTTTGCAATCGGCGGCGATGCGGTCACCAACATCCTGGAAGGCGAGAAGACCTTCGGCCTGTCGGTGCGGCTCAACGACCAGGCGCGCAACAACCCGGATGTCATCAACCGCTTGCTGGTGGATACACCGGACGGCCAACGCATTCCGCTGTCGATGGTGGCCAAGGTGGAAGCCACCGACGGGCCGTTCTTTGTCTACCGCGAGACCGGAAAGCGCTATATCGCCATCAAGTTCGGCGTGCGCGGACGAGATCTTGGCAGCGCGGTGGCCGAGGCGCAGGACAAGGTGGGCAAGGCGGTGACGCTGCCGGCAGGCTACAGCATCTTCTGGGATGGCCAGTTCAACCAGATGAAGATCGCGCAGAAGAAGCTGGCGGTGATCGTGCCGCTGACCATCCTGGTGATCTTCCTGCTGCTGTACAGCACCTTCGGCAACTTCAAGGATGCGCTGATGGTGGTGCTGAACGTGCCGTTCGCGGCCATCGGCGGCTTGCTGGCGCTGCATATCGCGGGAGAGACCCTGTCGATCTCGGCGGGCATCGGCTTCCTGTCGCTGTTCGGCATCGCGATCCAGGACGGGGTGATCCTGATCTCCTACGTCAACCGGCTGGCGCAGTCCGACGATCTGCATGCAGCCGTGGTCGAGGGCGCGGCGCTGCGCCTGCGCCCGGTGGTGATGACGGCCATGCTGGCTGGCCTGGGGCTGTTGCCGGCGGCGCTGTCGCACGGCATCGGCTCGGAGGCGCAACGGCCGCTGGCGCTGGTGATCGTGGGCGGCATGGTGACCACCACGCTGCTGACGCTGCTGGTGCTGCCGGTGGTGTTCTCCTGGGTCAACCGCCATCGCGGGCGCAAGGGCGGCCCGGACGCGGCCTCGCTGACGCCGCCCGAAGGCATCTGA
- a CDS encoding efflux RND transporter periplasmic adaptor subunit has product MNKNLMIGAGFVVVLAGGIWGGKYWAQSQQAEHAQQAQQAEQAGKAGMAAPYAKPEAAKPRRVPSLLTLPEGGFDPNAVKSAVFSTQAVTVDTPTPGKLAYNVQQAKLASARVAGRVERILVFEGAVVHAGQPLAELYSPEYISAQNEFLLSHNAFKTLSNSDLKELVDDARLTMQSSENKLRVLGATTEDIARIRERGVASDTLTIRAPIGGTIVKRDMDPGSYLNVGDSLMSIIDTRSIWFTGNLYENDIKNVRLGQVIEIETPAYPGRHYRGRVSFIAPNVDADTHTLQVRCDVPNPDGTLKPEMYATARIVTGSAQALVVPQSAIVKDQGKLYLMTQPDDKHIERVAVQGTPRSDGTFQVTEGVPAGASVRVVTQGGMLLNEMLLKQEA; this is encoded by the coding sequence ATGAACAAGAATCTGATGATCGGCGCTGGCTTTGTGGTGGTCCTGGCCGGCGGTATCTGGGGCGGGAAGTACTGGGCCCAGTCCCAACAGGCTGAACACGCACAACAGGCACAACAGGCGGAACAAGCCGGCAAGGCCGGCATGGCCGCGCCCTACGCCAAGCCCGAGGCGGCGAAGCCGCGCCGCGTGCCGTCGCTGCTGACGCTGCCTGAAGGCGGCTTCGACCCGAACGCGGTCAAGTCCGCGGTGTTCAGCACGCAAGCGGTGACGGTCGATACGCCCACGCCCGGCAAGCTGGCCTACAACGTGCAGCAGGCCAAGCTGGCCTCGGCCCGCGTGGCCGGCCGCGTCGAGCGCATCCTGGTGTTCGAGGGGGCCGTGGTGCATGCCGGCCAGCCGCTGGCCGAGCTGTACTCGCCCGAGTACATCTCCGCGCAGAACGAATTCCTGCTCTCGCACAATGCTTTCAAGACGCTCAGCAACAGCGACCTGAAGGAACTGGTGGACGATGCCCGCCTGACCATGCAATCGTCCGAGAACAAGCTGCGCGTGCTGGGCGCGACCACCGAGGACATCGCCCGCATCCGCGAGCGCGGCGTGGCCTCCGACACGCTGACCATCCGCGCGCCGATCGGCGGCACCATCGTCAAGCGCGACATGGACCCCGGCTCTTACCTCAATGTCGGCGACTCGCTGATGAGCATCATCGACACCCGCTCGATCTGGTTCACCGGCAACCTGTACGAGAACGACATCAAGAACGTGCGCCTGGGCCAGGTGATCGAGATCGAGACCCCGGCCTACCCGGGCCGGCACTACCGCGGGCGGGTCAGCTTTATCGCGCCCAATGTCGACGCCGATACGCACACGCTGCAGGTACGCTGCGATGTGCCCAACCCGGACGGCACGCTCAAGCCGGAGATGTACGCCACCGCGCGCATCGTCACCGGCAGCGCGCAGGCGCTGGTGGTGCCGCAATCGGCCATCGTCAAGGACCAGGGCAAGCTCTACCTGATGACGCAGCCGGACGACAAGCACATCGAGCGCGTGGCTGTGCAGGGCACGCCGCGCAGCGACGGCACCTTCCAGGTGACCGAAGGCGTGCCGGCCGGCGCGTCGGTGCGGGTGGTGACGCAAGGCGGCATGCTGCTCAACGAAATGCTGCTCAAGCAGGAGGCCTGA